A section of the Triticum dicoccoides isolate Atlit2015 ecotype Zavitan chromosome 7A, WEW_v2.0, whole genome shotgun sequence genome encodes:
- the LOC119327418 gene encoding uncharacterized protein LOC119327418 isoform X2 — translation MDPAGAGKATAAAAAVCVTGAGGFIASWLVERLLAGGDYAVHGTVHDPGNPKNDHLRTLDGAGEQLRLFNVDVLDYASVASAVAGCAGVFHVASPCPATKSMNPEFTEGVLVFQDAGRTRGLGLRREDRARRGDRVPTAGVRASAAAHGEHQQLVPHQIPEMRRRGRHGRQGEEHGGRQGRRRRPCASVREPRGGRPLHLQRARQEGVRNGFHRQEPASQPELRKQVRSAGGR, via the exons ATGGACCCGGCCGGCGCGGggaaggcgacggcggcggcggcggctgtgtgCGTGACGGGCGCGGGAGGCTTCATCGCCTCGTGGCTCGTGGAGCGCCTCCTCGCCGGAGGAGACTACGCGGTGCATGGCACCGTTCATGATCCTG GCAACCCCAAGAATGACCACCTGAGGACGCTGGACGGCGCCGGCGAGCAGCTGCGGCTGTTCAACGTCGACGTGCTGGACTACGCGAGTGTGGCGTCCGCCGTGGCCGGCTGTGCCGGCGTCTTCCACGTCGCCAGCCCATGCCCCGCCACCAAATCCATGAACCCCGAG tttacagaaggAGTACTTGTCTTTCAAGACGCTGGCCGAACGCGAGGCCTGGGCTTACGCAGAGAAGACCGGGCTAGACGTGGTGACCGTGTGCCCACCGCTGGTGTTCGGGCCTCTGCTGCAGCCCACGGTGAACACCAGCAGCTTGTTCCTCATCAGATACCTGAAAT GCGACGGCGTGGACGCCATGGACGACAGGGTGAGGAACATGGTGGACGTCAGGGACGTCGCCGACGCCCTTGTGCTAGCGTACGAGAGCCCAGAGGCGGCCGGCCGCTACATCTGCAGCGCGCACGCCAGGAAGGTGTCCGAAATGGTTTCCATCGTCAGGAGCCTGCATCCCAACCTGAACTGCGCAAACAG GTTCGTTCGGCTGGtgggagatga
- the LOC119327418 gene encoding tetraketide alpha-pyrone reductase 1-like isoform X1: MDPAGAGKATAAAAAVCVTGAGGFIASWLVERLLAGGDYAVHGTVHDPGNPKNDHLRTLDGAGEQLRLFNVDVLDYASVASAVAGCAGVFHVASPCPATKSMNPEKEYLSFKTLAEREAWAYAEKTGLDVVTVCPPLVFGPLLQPTVNTSSLFLIRYLKCDGVDAMDDRVRNMVDVRDVADALVLAYESPEAAGRYICSAHARKVSEMVSIVRSLHPNLNCANRFVRLVGDEKVFSTEKLQRLGWKFRTLEETLKDSVESYMSAGILN; encoded by the exons ATGGACCCGGCCGGCGCGGggaaggcgacggcggcggcggcggctgtgtgCGTGACGGGCGCGGGAGGCTTCATCGCCTCGTGGCTCGTGGAGCGCCTCCTCGCCGGAGGAGACTACGCGGTGCATGGCACCGTTCATGATCCTG GCAACCCCAAGAATGACCACCTGAGGACGCTGGACGGCGCCGGCGAGCAGCTGCGGCTGTTCAACGTCGACGTGCTGGACTACGCGAGTGTGGCGTCCGCCGTGGCCGGCTGTGCCGGCGTCTTCCACGTCGCCAGCCCATGCCCCGCCACCAAATCCATGAACCCCGAG aaggAGTACTTGTCTTTCAAGACGCTGGCCGAACGCGAGGCCTGGGCTTACGCAGAGAAGACCGGGCTAGACGTGGTGACCGTGTGCCCACCGCTGGTGTTCGGGCCTCTGCTGCAGCCCACGGTGAACACCAGCAGCTTGTTCCTCATCAGATACCTGAAAT GCGACGGCGTGGACGCCATGGACGACAGGGTGAGGAACATGGTGGACGTCAGGGACGTCGCCGACGCCCTTGTGCTAGCGTACGAGAGCCCAGAGGCGGCCGGCCGCTACATCTGCAGCGCGCACGCCAGGAAGGTGTCCGAAATGGTTTCCATCGTCAGGAGCCTGCATCCCAACCTGAACTGCGCAAACAG GTTCGTTCGGCTGGtgggagatgagaaggtgttcagcACAGAGAAGCTGCAGAGGCTGGGGTGGAAGTTCAGGACGCTGGAGGAGACGCTCAAGGACAGCGTCGAGTCCTACATGTCTGCAGGCATACTCAACTGA